In the Paraflavitalea devenefica genome, one interval contains:
- a CDS encoding aspartate kinase has translation MKIMKFGGTSVGKPERMHQVAELITKDAEPKIVVLSALSGTTNALVSIGESMAGGDRETAKQQIEKLEAHYQSFIRELLKTDATLEKAKRIVAEHFEFLTIILKISFSEALSKDILAQGELLSTKLFSVYLEEKGIDHALLPALEFMSIDIHDEPQVPAIKAKLMPILEQQKSKKLFITQGYICRNVRGEVDNLKRGGSDYTASLVAAAVNASVCEIWTDIDGMHNNDPRVVKKTLPIEQLSFEEAAELAYFGAKILHPTCIWPAQQQKVPVKLLNTMQPQAAGTVITQEAGSVGVKAVAAKDGIIAINIKSSRMLLAYGFLRKIFEVFEKYRTPIDMITTSEVAVSVTIDSGTHLKAIVKELEPFGTIEVEADHTIISVVGNEIAQTQNVLSKLFEALTPVPVRMVSYGGSKHNVSILLPSSYKTQTLQLLNKGLFGLA, from the coding sequence ATGAAAATTATGAAATTCGGCGGTACCTCAGTAGGTAAGCCGGAGCGTATGCATCAGGTGGCAGAGCTGATCACCAAAGATGCAGAACCTAAGATTGTAGTGTTGAGCGCCCTCAGTGGTACTACCAATGCACTGGTATCTATCGGTGAATCCATGGCTGGAGGAGACCGCGAAACTGCTAAGCAGCAAATTGAAAAGCTGGAAGCCCATTACCAGTCTTTCATCCGTGAACTGTTAAAGACCGATGCTACGCTGGAAAAGGCGAAGCGTATCGTAGCAGAACATTTCGAATTCCTGACCATCATACTCAAAATATCATTCAGCGAAGCACTGAGCAAGGATATCCTGGCGCAGGGTGAGCTGCTTTCTACCAAACTCTTCAGTGTTTATCTCGAAGAAAAAGGGATAGATCATGCACTGTTACCAGCCCTGGAGTTCATGAGCATTGACATTCATGATGAACCACAGGTGCCGGCCATCAAGGCGAAGCTCATGCCCATCCTGGAGCAACAAAAGAGTAAAAAACTGTTTATCACCCAGGGATACATCTGCCGCAATGTGCGTGGCGAGGTGGATAACCTGAAGCGTGGTGGCAGTGATTATACCGCTTCTCTCGTGGCTGCCGCAGTGAATGCTTCTGTATGTGAAATATGGACCGACATTGACGGCATGCACAATAATGATCCGCGCGTGGTGAAGAAGACCCTGCCGATAGAACAACTGAGCTTTGAAGAAGCAGCCGAGCTGGCTTACTTCGGCGCCAAGATCTTACACCCTACCTGTATATGGCCTGCGCAACAACAGAAGGTGCCGGTGAAGCTGCTCAATACCATGCAGCCGCAGGCAGCAGGCACGGTGATCACACAGGAAGCAGGTTCTGTAGGCGTAAAAGCTGTAGCTGCCAAAGATGGCATCATCGCCATCAACATCAAGAGCAGCCGTATGTTGCTGGCCTATGGTTTCCTGCGTAAGATATTCGAGGTGTTTGAAAAATACCGCACGCCTATTGATATGATCACCACTTCGGAAGTGGCGGTATCCGTAACGATTGACAGTGGTACACACCTCAAAGCGATTGTCAAGGAACTGGAACCATTTGGCACCATTGAAGTGGAAGCCGATCATACCATCATCTCTGTTGTAGGTAACGAAATTGCCCAAACGCAGAATGTGCTGAGCAAACTGTTTGAAGCGCTCACACCGGTGCCTGTGCGCATGGTAAGCTATGGTGGCAGCAAACACAATGTGTCTATCCTGCTTCCTTCTTCCTATAAAACACAAACCCTGCAATTGCTGAATAAAGGATTGTTTGGATTAGC